In Lactiplantibacillus pentosus, the sequence TTTCATCGCCCTGTTGTGCAATGTTTAAAATTGCGGCGGTGATTGCTGCTGAGCCGGTCGCAAGCGTTACCCCGGCCGTCCCGTGTTCCAGTGCCGCGACCCGTTTGTCGACCACGTCCGTCGTTGGATTGGTCAACCGGGTATAAATATTACCGGCATCGGTCAAGGCAAACCGCCCGGCCGCCTGCTTTGCGTCCTTAAAGACGTATGAGGTCGTTTGATAAATCGGAACGGCGCGTGCACCAGTCTCGTCAACCGTTTGACCGGCATGGACTTGTAACGTTTCAAAGTGATAATTTTCAGGATTCGTGTTTGTCATAATTAATAACCTACTTTCGTTAAACTCAGAGTTGCCAACCAATTTTGATAAAAGCGATTGCTGGCAGTTCGCCAACTGTAATCGACCGTGGTCAGCTGTGAATCGGTAAAATAATGTTCAGGTAACTGAATTGGCAAGTGCTTACGCTGGTCGCGGAAATATTCGTCAGCCAACGTCTGCTGTTCGTATTCCGGATGGCCGGTGACGTAGACCGCGTGTTGTTCCGGTGCTGTCAAAATCAGTGGTCCTACTTCGCTATTCTCAGCGACCACTTGTAGTCCGGCCGGAGAACTGGCGGGCAACACCAATTCAGTGTGGCGGGATTGTGGCATTTTCAGTAAGCCTCCCGCACTCAAGCCACTAATCAATGGCGACTGCACATCCGTCGCGGTGGCGGCATAAATTCCGAACACCTTGTGACCCACCCGTTGCTTCTGGATACCAAACTGTGCGTAGAGCCCGGCTTGTGCGGCCCAGCATTCATACAAGGTCTGACCAACGTGGGTCTGGGCCCAATCGGTAATCGTCAGAAATTCTTGCCAATAATCGACCGCTTCAAAGTCAATCGTTTCGACCGGCGCGCCCGTAATAATCAAGCCGTCAAAATACTGATCAGCGACATCCGCCAAAGTGACATAGTGTTCGGCAACGACCTGCCGTGGCAAACTCTTGAAACGGTGACTGGTGGGATACATGAACGTCACTTCGACATCGGTATCGCCCGCTGCGAGTCGTTGCAAGAACTGCCGCTCAGTCGATAACTTTGTCGGCATCAAATTCAAAATCAATAACCGCTGCCCTTCAGTTGTGGGTGCCGTTTCTGCCCAAGCACCGCGGGCCTTCAATAATCCATTCGTGACTGTGACTGTCATGTAACCTCTTCCTCTCTGATGTAAACCAATAAAAAAAGCTTCCGTCCATTAGTCTCATAATTGAAACTAACGGACGAAAGCTTTCGCGTTACCACCGTTATTCGTTGTCATCTCACGATCACAACCTCGACGAGTGCCCTAGTCAAGACTAGGAAACCCCGCAATATATCGGTTGCAACCGCACGCGTAGCCGTTACGACCCGCGTCATGACTCCAAGCTCATCTTCGTTATACGCCCGATTACTTCTCACACCATTCCGAAGCTCTCTGAAAATCGGTAATACAACTACTCTTCTCTTCAACGTCTTAATCTGTTTTTAATTTAAAACTAATTTAACACCAGATTTTGAAGCTGTCAACTCATAATTTCGAAAATTTATCTCATCACGGGTGGTGCTTGTTATTGTTTAGCATTGAAAATGATTAAATCATGCCAGTTTTTAAGTTCAAAAGCGGCCAGCTGAGGCCCGCTGGAAACAGTGCGAGTTAGCATAAACTTTCAGCGGTAGCTACGTCCTAGTCCGGCTTCCAGGCATTTCTGACAACGCTGGAACGTGGTGGACACAGATTTAAGCCGACAAACCACGTCTTAAATACTGGTCTTCCACTAACCAAGCACAAAACGCTTGCTAAGTGGAATTTCACCACTGAGCATTGTCAGAAATACCTTCCAGCCTGGATGGTATTCGAAAGGCAGACATGTGCGGACTCAACTTTAAATAAACTAATCGTTGTTTCTTGGTAACCAGTTGTTTTTGACGGTCAAATGTCAGACTAGCTACCGGTAACATTAAGCCGGTTTATCCATATTATCAGACAGTGAACCATCAGTATCGCGGAATATTGGCAGAGCCTGCTCTTGGTGATTAGATGCTAAAGCCTTAAAACATGTGCAAATGGCCATTTTATCGTCTGATTGTGAGTTTAGCTGCCATTGAATTAGACACTAATCTTCAGGCAATCTTGTCAGCATTTGCATACCATAAATCATCATAAATACTGATTCAAAAAAATTTGCTTGAATGACCAGTTACCAAACATCCAGTGATCAATTGCACCCAGATAGGTGGTCGTTCATCTGCCATTCGAATGGTTTCCCGACTGGAGGGGCTGGCTGACAATGCTCTAGGGCGAAATTCTTCTTGTCCGGGTGGGTTTCCCCGGGCTAGAAGAAGACTCGTATTTGAAATTGCGCAGTGGGTTTCTGCGTGAGTTCAAATCGATGTCCGCCCTGTTCCAGCGTTGTCAGCCGGCCCCGGAAGTCGGATTAGGACGATCATCGGCTGACGAACAGCAATCCAAACTACCACGTTTTAATCATATTTCATGACAACCAACGTATTAGGCGCCAAACAGTGTCTGTTGATGATAATCAAAGATAGTTTTCACACCATTTTTTAAGATTTTTCGAAATTTATCCTTGACACTTTTTTCGACTTTGCCTATACTGAATTCATTCAATAACGAGAGCGAGGAACCAAGCATGTCAAAGTCAATTACTAACTTGAACAGTTCATGGCAAAGCCGGCCGTTCAGATTGTAATGCCGTCAACACGGATACAATCTGGCAAACAGTTTGTATCTGTGCCGGCTCACTTTGATATTCAAAGAAGTCTGCATGGGTTTTAACACAGCAGGCTTCGGTTCCGTAAAGGGCAAACCAGAGCTTACTGGTTTGCCCTTTTTTATTGGCTTCAGGACTGCCCGAGCTTAAGAAATTTTTTGAGGTGATTAGATTGAAACGAATGATTGCATTTATTAGCGCCCTGATCGTCTTTCTAGGGGTCGCCTTCGTCATGACTGGCAAGTCGACGACGTCCACGGCGAGTTCGAAGACGACTAGTAGCAACAAAGTCCCGACCGTCGGCATCTTACAACTCCAGACGCATCCAGCCCTTGACGCGATTCACCGCGGGGTCGTCGCTGGTCTCAAGGAATACGGTTACGTCGATGGCAAGACGGTCAAAATCGATTATCAAAATGCCCAGGGTGACCAAAGCAATTTGAAGACGATGAGTCAGAAATTCATGAATGAAAATGCCGCTCTGACTGTCGGTATCGCGACACCCGCTGCACAAGCCTTGGCCTCAGCCGCCAACAAGCAGACGCCCGTCATGTTGGCCGGTATCACTGACCCATCCGGGAGTGGCTTGATCAAGAGTGACCAGCATCCTGGCGCCAACATTACCGGGACTTCTGGTGAATCACCACTGAAGTCGCATTTAGATTTATTACGCAAACTGGTGCCAAATGCCAAAACGATTGGGATCATTTATACGACTTCCGACCACGGTGGCGAATACAACGCCAAGAAGTTTGCCCGCATCTGTAAACAAGAAGGCGTGAAATACAAGTTGTACACGATTTCCAACACCAACGATATGCAACAAGTGGCTGAAACGATGGCTGCCAATGTCGATGCCGTTTATGCCCCACAAGATAACGGGGTCGCCAGTGCGATGAAGACCTTAGTTTCTGTCACCAATAAAGCTAAAATTCCTGTAATTCCAGCTGTGGATACGATGGTCAAAGCTGGCGGGCTCGCCACCCTCTCCGTCGACCAATACCAATTAGGTAAATTGACTGGTGAGATGGCTGCCAAAGTCTTGAAAGGCAAGTCAACCAGCAACTATCCAATCAAAGTCATTACTAAAGGTAAAATGACGATCAATTTGAGTGAAGCTAAGAAGTTAGGCATCAAGTTCCCAGCTAGCGTGCTGAAGGAAGCTAAGACGAAAGGGGTTATTTACAAATGAGTATGATCGTATCTAGTATCGGCCAGGGCCTCTTATGGGCAACCCTAGGCGTCGCGTTATTTCTGACATTCCGTATCCTCGATTTCCCAGATATGACGGTTGAAGGCACCTTTCCACTAGGCGCTGCCACCGCTGTCATGGCCATCAGCCACGGGATGGGACCAATCGCCGCATCTGGTCTGGCCTTTGTCGCTGGGGCCATTACGGGGCTCGTCACTGGCCTGCTCTACACGAAAGGTAAAGTGCCGATTCTGTTGGCCGGAATTCTGGTCATGACCGCTTGTTTATCCATTAACCTACGCATCATGGGTGGTAGTTCCAACGTCTCCCTACTCGGCAAGACGACGATTTTTTCCAACCATTTTCTCGAATCACTACCGAAATACTTCGACAGTGTCTTCGTCGGCCTGCTTGTCATCGTTTTGATTACCGTCGTTCTAATCGTCTTTCTGCAGACCAATCTCGGTCAAGCCTTTATCGTTACTGGTGACAACCGTGAAATGGCCCGTTCGATTGGCATCAACACCGACAATATGACGATCATGGGCCTAATGGTTTCAAACGGTATCATCGGCCTGGGTGGCGCGTTGATCGCCCAAAACAACGGCTATGCCGATGTCAGCATGGGGATTGGGATTATCGTTATCGCATTAGCTTCGATTATTATTGGTGAAGTGGTCTTTGGTGAATTGACCCTGAATCAACGGTTAGTTGCCGTGACCCTCGGGAGTATTTTGTATCAGTTCGTCCGTCTATTAGTGCTTCAACTCGAATTCAACACCAACGATATGAACCTATTATCCGCCTTGATTTTAGCTATTTGCTTGATGTTACCGCAATTCAGCAAGGCCCTACATCTCAACCACGTTTTGAAGAAAGGAGTGGCACGTTATGACGAACAGTAAAACCCCATTACTCGCACTTAAAAATATCGTCACGAAAGTCAATGCTGGCACGCCCAACGAGGTCGCCATCTTGCGGGGCCTCAACTTAGACGTGTACGACGGCGATTTCATTACCGTCCTCGGGTCCAACGGTGCGGGTAAATCAACCCTCTTTAATACCATCAGTGGCGAATTACCCGTTGACAGTGGCACGATTCATTTACGTGATCAAGACATCACCCATATGTCAGTCGAAAAACGCACTGCCTTTCTTGCGCGGGTCTTCCAAGATCCAAAGATGGGAACGGCCCCACGGATGACCGTCGCCGAAAATCTCTTGCTCGCCAGCCAACGCGGTAAACGGCGAACATTGAAACTACGTCAGCTCAAAAAGCACCTGCCCCACTTTCAGAAACTGACTGAAACGATGGATGGCAATGGGCTGTCTGAACGGCTCAATACTGCGACTGAAAATCTATCCGGTGGTCAACGCCAAGCGCTCAGCTTCTTAATGGCGACCGAACAACGACCGGACCTCTTGTTACTAGATGAACACACGGCCGCGTTAGACCCGAAGACCAGCGAACAATTAATGACCCAGACCAATCAACGAGTCACTGAGGAAAAGTTAACTTGTCTGATGATTACTCATCACTTAGACGACGCCCTCAAATACGGCAACCGGCTAATTGTCCTCGATCAAGGCCAGATCAAATACGATGTTCGCGGGACTGAAAAAGCACAGCTAACTAAGGAAAAATTGCTCAGCTTCTTTGATATCATTGAATAACGACCATCGTTTTGAACCCCATTAATAATGACAGCCAGTCAGTGAAAGATGCTGATTGGCTGTTTTTTTAGCAAAAATTGTAACCGTTTTAGTTGTGAACAATTTAATTTAGTGTTATATTCTAACTAGAATAATTCTAACCAATCTGGTCCGCACGAGACGTGAGTTTAAACTCGCTAATTTAGAATAATTACAAACTACCCTTGTGAATCTTCTGCGTTAGTGTTATATTCTATTTAGAACAGTTCTAAACTAAAATTTGGAGGCTTTACAATTATGAAAGTTATTGTCGTTGGTTCTTCTCATGGTGGTTATGAAACGGTTCGCGGTATTTTAGCCGCTCAACCAGATACAGAAATTCAATGGTACGAAAAAGGTGACTTCTTGTCATTCCTCTCATGTGGGATGCAGTTATACCTTGAAGGTGCCGTCAAAGACGTCAACTCCGTCAGCTATGCCACCCCTGAAGGCATGCAGGCACAAGGTGTTCACGTCTTCGTTAATAGTGAAATCAGCAAGGTCGACCCTGCCAGCCACAGTGTGCACGTCATCGACCATGCTACTGGTGACGAACGTGATGAATCTTACGACAAACTGGTTCTCAGTGTCGGGGCAGTTCCATTCGACTTACCCGTCCCTGGTCATGACTTAGAAAACATCTATGCCATGCGTGGTCGCGACTGGGCCATCAAGTTAAAGGCTAAGACGGTCGACCCAAGTGTCAAGAACGTGGTCGTGATTGGTTCCGGTTACATTGGGATTGAAGCTGCCGAAGTCTTTGCCAAGGCTGGGATGCATGTCACGGTCATTGATTTATTACCACGGCTACTCAGTTTATACCTTGATCAAGAATTCACGGATGTCTTAACGAAGACGATGGCGGACCATGGCATTTACGCTGCGGTTGGCCAAGGTATTAAAGCCTACGAAGGCGTCGACGGTCATGTGACAAAAGTCATTACCGACCAAGGCGAATATCCAGCTGACTTAGTCGTCACCGCTGCCGGCATTCGGCCTGCAACTGGCTTCTTGAAGGACGTTGTCGATCTTGATGACCATGGTCTGATTAAAATCAACGACCATCTCCAAACTAGCGACAAAGACATCTATGCCGTTGGGGATGCAACCTTGGTCCCATTTGCCCCAACTGGTAAGGACAATCGAATCGCCTTAGCCACGAATGCACGTCGCCAAGGTCGGATTGCCGCTAAGAATTTACTTGGCGAAGACGTTCCAATGCCTGCCGTTTCAGGTTCATCTGCCCTTTCAGTCTTTGACTACCACTTTGCTTCAACCGGTGTCAAAGAAGGCACTGCCGATAAATTAGGTGTCAAGAGTGCTTCCGTACTCGTCACTGACACGATTCGGCCAAAGTTTGTTTCTGAAGCCGCTGGTAACACCAAGGTTTGGTTCAAGCTGACCTTTGACCCTTCCGATGGTCGAGTATTAGGTGCCCAAATCATGTCGAAATATGACGTTACCGCCAACATCAACGCCATTTCCGTTGCCGTTCAGGCCAAATTAACCGTTGATGACTTAGCTTACACCGACTTCTTCTTCCAACCTGGTTTCGACCGGCCTTGGAACATCATTAACGTCGCCGCTCAAAAAGCCGCTGCAACGTTGAAATAAAGTTAACTTTACCGCTTAAAAAGCATAAAACAGGGTTCCTCAACTTCTGAGGAACCCTGTTTTAGTATTTGAGAATATTATGACAGTGAGTTGGATTGCAGTCTGTCAACTAATAGATATTAATTAACCCCTGCGTCCCTTGGTCACCCAGTCCTTTGACGTCGACC encodes:
- a CDS encoding homoserine O-acetyltransferase/O-succinyltransferase family protein, whose amino-acid sequence is MTVTVTNGLLKARGAWAETAPTTEGQRLLILNLMPTKLSTERQFLQRLAAGDTDVEVTFMYPTSHRFKSLPRQVVAEHYVTLADVADQYFDGLIITGAPVETIDFEAVDYWQEFLTITDWAQTHVGQTLYECWAAQAGLYAQFGIQKQRVGHKVFGIYAATATDVQSPLISGLSAGGLLKMPQSRHTELVLPASSPAGLQVVAENSEVGPLILTAPEQHAVYVTGHPEYEQQTLADEYFRDQRKHLPIQLPEHYFTDSQLTTVDYSWRTASNRFYQNWLATLSLTKVGY
- a CDS encoding ABC transporter permease gives rise to the protein MSMIVSSIGQGLLWATLGVALFLTFRILDFPDMTVEGTFPLGAATAVMAISHGMGPIAASGLAFVAGAITGLVTGLLYTKGKVPILLAGILVMTACLSINLRIMGGSSNVSLLGKTTIFSNHFLESLPKYFDSVFVGLLVIVLITVVLIVFLQTNLGQAFIVTGDNREMARSIGINTDNMTIMGLMVSNGIIGLGGALIAQNNGYADVSMGIGIIVIALASIIIGEVVFGELTLNQRLVAVTLGSILYQFVRLLVLQLEFNTNDMNLLSALILAICLMLPQFSKALHLNHVLKKGVARYDEQ
- a CDS encoding ABC transporter ATP-binding protein, whose amino-acid sequence is MTNSKTPLLALKNIVTKVNAGTPNEVAILRGLNLDVYDGDFITVLGSNGAGKSTLFNTISGELPVDSGTIHLRDQDITHMSVEKRTAFLARVFQDPKMGTAPRMTVAENLLLASQRGKRRTLKLRQLKKHLPHFQKLTETMDGNGLSERLNTATENLSGGQRQALSFLMATEQRPDLLLLDEHTAALDPKTSEQLMTQTNQRVTEEKLTCLMITHHLDDALKYGNRLIVLDQGQIKYDVRGTEKAQLTKEKLLSFFDIIE
- a CDS encoding FAD-dependent oxidoreductase → MKVIVVGSSHGGYETVRGILAAQPDTEIQWYEKGDFLSFLSCGMQLYLEGAVKDVNSVSYATPEGMQAQGVHVFVNSEISKVDPASHSVHVIDHATGDERDESYDKLVLSVGAVPFDLPVPGHDLENIYAMRGRDWAIKLKAKTVDPSVKNVVVIGSGYIGIEAAEVFAKAGMHVTVIDLLPRLLSLYLDQEFTDVLTKTMADHGIYAAVGQGIKAYEGVDGHVTKVITDQGEYPADLVVTAAGIRPATGFLKDVVDLDDHGLIKINDHLQTSDKDIYAVGDATLVPFAPTGKDNRIALATNARRQGRIAAKNLLGEDVPMPAVSGSSALSVFDYHFASTGVKEGTADKLGVKSASVLVTDTIRPKFVSEAAGNTKVWFKLTFDPSDGRVLGAQIMSKYDVTANINAISVAVQAKLTVDDLAYTDFFFQPGFDRPWNIINVAAQKAAATLK
- the trpX gene encoding tryptophan ABC transporter substrate-binding protein, which gives rise to MIAFISALIVFLGVAFVMTGKSTTSTASSKTTSSNKVPTVGILQLQTHPALDAIHRGVVAGLKEYGYVDGKTVKIDYQNAQGDQSNLKTMSQKFMNENAALTVGIATPAAQALASAANKQTPVMLAGITDPSGSGLIKSDQHPGANITGTSGESPLKSHLDLLRKLVPNAKTIGIIYTTSDHGGEYNAKKFARICKQEGVKYKLYTISNTNDMQQVAETMAANVDAVYAPQDNGVASAMKTLVSVTNKAKIPVIPAVDTMVKAGGLATLSVDQYQLGKLTGEMAAKVLKGKSTSNYPIKVITKGKMTINLSEAKKLGIKFPASVLKEAKTKGVIYK